A part of Desulfomicrobium baculatum DSM 4028 genomic DNA contains:
- a CDS encoding phosphate/phosphite/phosphonate ABC transporter substrate-binding protein, with product MTFARLLILLLVFTMTACTENESVVKVDMSKVESVAPLGSTSAITYAYLPQYSHSVSFERHRRLLEYLRHKTGLSLRQVFPNTFAEHIKMVERGEIDISFTNPFVYISLARLGSEAFARIVEPDGGANFQGQIIVRADNPAINSLADCRGKRIIAVDPNSAGGFLYPLGLFFDHGITQKDFQEFSFATGAGGRQEAVVLAVYTGAYDVGTIRKGTLDVVRDKIDMEQIRVLAESRPYPGWVYSVRKGFDPAIKDKIARALLDLSMNRREDATVLAAAGMIDIISARDEDYEPIRNLMRRLNLNGDFQ from the coding sequence ATGACGTTTGCGCGACTCCTGATTCTTTTATTGGTGTTCACCATGACCGCCTGCACGGAGAACGAGTCCGTCGTGAAGGTGGACATGTCAAAGGTCGAAAGCGTCGCCCCGCTCGGGTCGACCTCGGCCATTACCTATGCCTATCTGCCCCAGTATTCCCACTCCGTGTCTTTTGAACGCCATCGCCGCCTGCTTGAATACCTGCGGCATAAGACCGGGCTGTCCCTGCGGCAGGTCTTTCCCAATACGTTCGCCGAACACATCAAGATGGTGGAACGCGGGGAGATAGACATCTCCTTCACCAATCCATTCGTTTACATATCCTTGGCCAGGCTTGGCTCCGAAGCCTTCGCACGCATTGTCGAGCCTGATGGAGGCGCCAATTTCCAGGGCCAGATCATCGTGCGCGCCGACAACCCCGCCATAAACAGCCTTGCGGACTGTCGAGGAAAACGAATCATCGCCGTTGACCCCAATTCCGCAGGGGGTTTTTTATATCCCCTTGGCCTCTTCTTCGACCATGGCATCACGCAAAAGGATTTTCAGGAATTCTCTTTCGCCACCGGAGCCGGCGGGAGGCAGGAGGCGGTAGTTCTGGCGGTGTATACGGGCGCCTACGATGTCGGCACCATCCGCAAGGGCACGCTTGATGTCGTGCGCGACAAGATAGATATGGAGCAGATTCGAGTACTGGCTGAAAGCCGTCCGTACCCGGGCTGGGTGTATTCCGTACGCAAAGGTTTCGACCCGGCCATCAAGGACAAGATCGCCCGTGCTTTGCTGGACCTCAGCATGAATCGGCGCGAGGATGCCACGGTCCTTGCCGCCGCTGGAATGATCGACATCATTTCGGCCCGCGACGAGGACTATGAACCTATCAGAAACCTGATGCGACGCTTGAATCTGAATGGGGATTTTCAGTGA
- a CDS encoding HDOD domain-containing protein produces MHSVKRLAHIDFNIPGVKAVGMELMRLINSPNPDMEAFARTVELDPAIFGSILACANSPLFAGIAEISDLRVALNRLGMKEIRRIIFHVVLESAFRSDNAEINKLLRAIWKQNLAVSLTMQRLIQECPQVKALPMEMVSMIYPLGLMHVIGIPVLAINFYEPFAKFIHEDLSRPLPEIYAREKELFDGFDHFELGAELIKRWGFPDFVPDIISTYHVPEPSLDAHSRTLHSLLRFARHLAQELGFAALPGAPEGFWLESSTLDVSKVNTQEIMADVTDQLKKITAMF; encoded by the coding sequence ATGCACTCGGTCAAACGACTTGCCCACATCGATTTCAATATTCCGGGCGTGAAAGCCGTCGGAATGGAACTGATGAGACTGATCAACTCCCCAAACCCCGATATGGAAGCCTTCGCCCGGACCGTCGAACTCGACCCGGCCATATTTGGCTCCATCCTGGCCTGCGCCAATTCCCCTTTATTCGCCGGCATTGCGGAAATTTCGGATTTGCGGGTTGCGCTGAACCGACTTGGCATGAAGGAAATTCGCCGAATCATCTTCCATGTGGTCCTCGAATCGGCATTCAGATCCGACAACGCGGAAATCAACAAGCTCCTGCGCGCCATCTGGAAACAGAATCTGGCCGTTTCACTGACGATGCAGCGACTTATCCAGGAATGCCCGCAGGTAAAGGCCCTGCCCATGGAAATGGTCTCCATGATCTACCCCCTGGGCCTCATGCACGTCATCGGCATTCCGGTGCTCGCCATCAATTTTTATGAGCCATTCGCAAAATTCATCCATGAAGACCTCTCGCGTCCGTTGCCGGAAATCTATGCGCGTGAAAAAGAGCTCTTCGACGGATTCGATCACTTTGAACTGGGCGCGGAATTGATCAAGCGCTGGGGCTTTCCGGATTTTGTGCCCGATATCATCTCAACCTACCATGTGCCTGAACCGAGCCTCGACGCACACAGCCGCACCTTGCATTCCCTGCTGCGCTTTGCCCGCCATCTTGCCCAGGAACTTGGTTTTGCGGCGCTTCCCGGCGCACCCGAGGGCTTTTGGCTCGAAAGCAGCACTCTCGACGTATCCAAGGTGAACACCCAGGAGATCATGGCCGATGTCACTGATCAGCTCAAGAAAATAACCGCCATGTTTTAG
- a CDS encoding OmpP1/FadL family transporter translates to MRRWIFVLCVVLYPLQAWAAGYGVYEWSARGNALGGAMVARDGDPSSVAYNPACITDVPGKQIQIGATAIAPSATMDVKSDAVEDMDFADSVWALPTMYYTHQLSDNYWFGLGMFSRVGLGTEYEDADTWAGRYNCSRAAIKSVSINPNMALRFSDAFSLAVGVEATYLDFGYDMTFKAPGVPNSDYLHEISADGWGYGMNLGARYKPFDWLAFGLMWRSEIQLTVHGDGDFTQKGTVPLSFKSTDVTGTEPIPESVTMGVMVKPMERLSLEFDAVWTRWSSYKSLIVNYDDPQPGFGDKLESTKNWHNTWRFQFGAEYALTDSIDLRAGYVYDQSPVNDDYEDYAVPCTDRQIVTLGTGWKINEAWAVDASYGYLWMKDRDYEARPKAGILELTREDASAHMAGLSVTYKF, encoded by the coding sequence ATGCGAAGATGGATTTTTGTGCTGTGCGTTGTTCTTTATCCATTGCAGGCATGGGCCGCAGGCTATGGCGTCTATGAGTGGAGCGCCAGGGGCAACGCTCTGGGCGGGGCCATGGTGGCCCGGGACGGGGACCCTTCGTCCGTGGCCTACAATCCGGCCTGCATCACCGACGTACCGGGCAAGCAGATTCAGATCGGGGCCACGGCCATTGCACCTTCTGCGACCATGGATGTGAAATCGGATGCGGTGGAAGACATGGACTTCGCGGATTCGGTCTGGGCTTTGCCCACCATGTATTACACGCACCAGCTTTCGGACAACTACTGGTTCGGGCTGGGCATGTTCTCCCGGGTCGGACTGGGTACCGAGTACGAGGATGCCGATACCTGGGCGGGACGCTACAACTGCTCCCGCGCGGCCATCAAGTCCGTCTCCATCAATCCCAACATGGCCCTGAGGTTTTCCGACGCCTTTTCCCTGGCCGTGGGCGTGGAGGCGACATATCTGGATTTTGGATATGATATGACCTTTAAGGCTCCGGGTGTACCGAACTCCGATTACCTGCATGAAATATCCGCCGATGGATGGGGCTACGGCATGAATCTCGGAGCGCGTTACAAACCCTTCGACTGGCTTGCGTTCGGCCTCATGTGGCGCAGCGAAATCCAGCTGACGGTGCATGGCGATGGAGACTTTACGCAGAAGGGAACAGTGCCTCTTTCTTTCAAGAGCACGGATGTTACCGGCACCGAGCCCATTCCCGAGTCCGTGACCATGGGGGTGATGGTCAAGCCCATGGAGCGCCTTAGTCTGGAATTCGATGCGGTGTGGACCAGGTGGAGTTCCTACAAATCTTTGATCGTCAATTATGATGACCCGCAACCCGGATTCGGCGACAAGCTGGAAAGTACCAAAAATTGGCACAACACCTGGAGATTCCAGTTCGGCGCCGAGTACGCATTGACCGATAGCATCGATCTGCGCGCGGGCTACGTTTACGACCAGTCTCCGGTCAATGACGATTATGAGGATTATGCCGTGCCCTGTACGGACCGGCAGATTGTGACCCTGGGCACCGGCTGGAAGATAAACGAAGCCTGGGCCGTGGACGCGTCCTACGGCTATCTTTGGATGAAGGATCGAGATTATGAGGCCAGACCCAAAGCAGGCATCCTCGAACTGACCCGTGAAGACGCCAGTGCCCACATGGCGGGCTTGAGCGTGACGTATAAATTCTGA
- a CDS encoding PAS domain-containing protein: MTVNDLLDFYSPRLEDMSDLALILDQTGAVLFANEAVRKIQSAPPKSLAPEDIIEQLQNQGRAGEFSNLPDNTPPVREARLRVILPDGAGTRHVNWKFVGIPATDGAITLAWGTFRATGPGQEMGFTVLPNGIIQAASPALCSICGYSRDELVGRPARQFYYTAASRKRIVNQLNERNEVENGAVTLRCKDGSPLTLWYSAESIRGTSGRLLAYSGFFQQRPFTFSSKLAGEFTRIVDALPDLAWVSGRDLRIVAANQAYLRAYKRERAEVIGQSEYDFLNPEQARFPIEAALKVFEEKQELLHPAVPHLTDPQVWYRVIRRPIFDDDRQEVIGLLGIAQDISAKVVQENAFMEQLRAREEDVVVVTDDQGRILRRSAQTLNPSIYGRPQTFDAYTLDMRPVLDLLHADDLPAVRKAMHLVLRERREQHLECRIRNQAGNYSTVLARLLFHDAIYGEPRMYVVVRDITEQMGLRKATMVIERLKLASGAHTDRELASFLNVSAAAISNARKNERVPPDWIIDTGLRTGRSIDWIVSAVVPNQV; the protein is encoded by the coding sequence ATGACAGTAAACGACCTTTTGGATTTCTACTCCCCTCGGCTTGAGGACATGAGCGATCTGGCATTGATCCTTGACCAGACGGGCGCGGTGCTCTTTGCCAACGAGGCGGTGCGCAAAATCCAAAGCGCTCCGCCCAAGAGCCTTGCTCCAGAGGACATCATCGAACAGTTGCAGAACCAAGGCCGGGCCGGAGAATTCTCGAACCTGCCAGACAACACCCCGCCTGTGCGCGAGGCCCGGTTACGCGTCATTCTCCCCGATGGCGCGGGGACACGCCACGTGAACTGGAAATTCGTCGGCATCCCGGCGACTGACGGCGCGATTACGCTTGCATGGGGCACCTTTCGTGCTACCGGCCCCGGCCAGGAAATGGGTTTCACCGTCCTGCCAAACGGCATCATCCAGGCCGCAAGCCCTGCCTTGTGCAGCATCTGCGGCTACTCGCGGGACGAACTTGTCGGCAGGCCCGCAAGACAATTCTATTACACTGCCGCCTCGCGCAAGCGCATCGTCAATCAATTGAATGAGCGCAACGAAGTCGAAAACGGAGCGGTCACCCTGCGCTGCAAGGATGGCTCCCCGCTGACTCTCTGGTACAGCGCCGAATCCATACGGGGCACAAGCGGGCGGCTTCTTGCCTACAGCGGATTCTTCCAGCAACGCCCCTTCACCTTTTCCTCCAAGCTGGCCGGGGAATTCACGCGTATCGTCGACGCCCTCCCCGACCTGGCCTGGGTCAGCGGACGGGACTTGCGCATCGTCGCGGCCAATCAGGCCTATCTGAGGGCCTACAAACGCGAACGCGCCGAAGTCATCGGTCAAAGCGAATACGATTTTCTCAATCCCGAACAGGCGCGTTTTCCCATCGAGGCGGCTCTCAAGGTCTTTGAAGAAAAGCAGGAGCTCCTGCACCCCGCCGTGCCTCATCTGACTGATCCGCAGGTCTGGTACAGGGTCATCCGCCGCCCCATCTTCGACGACGACCGCCAGGAGGTCATCGGTCTTCTGGGGATTGCCCAGGATATTTCCGCCAAGGTCGTGCAGGAAAACGCCTTCATGGAGCAACTGCGCGCCCGGGAGGAGGATGTGGTCGTGGTCACCGACGACCAGGGCCGCATTCTGCGCCGCTCGGCCCAAACGTTGAACCCTTCGATATACGGACGGCCACAAACCTTTGACGCCTACACCCTCGACATGCGGCCGGTACTCGACCTCTTGCATGCCGATGATCTGCCCGCAGTGCGAAAGGCCATGCACCTTGTCCTGCGCGAACGTCGTGAACAGCACCTGGAATGCCGCATCCGCAACCAGGCCGGAAACTACTCCACCGTCCTCGCCAGGTTGCTCTTTCACGATGCCATATACGGCGAACCTCGCATGTACGTGGTCGTGCGCGACATTACCGAACAGATGGGCTTGCGCAAGGCGACCATGGTCATCGAACGGCTCAAGCTGGCCTCGGGCGCGCACACGGACCGGGAGCTGGCATCTTTTCTCAATGTATCCGCCGCAGCCATTTCCAACGCACGCAAAAACGAGAGAGTCCCTCCGGACTGGATCATCGACACCGGATTGCGCACCGGCCGCTCCATCGACTGGATCGTCAGCGCGGTGGTGCCCAATCAGGTCTGA
- a CDS encoding tetratricopeptide repeat protein: MKPLLHLLLLLFVIPACAGHQANSSAAQDKWLALNREFIALHTKGSYDQALTAALQGVALAQGFMPRDNADLATSLNNLGVTYAAMGRFEEARDPLERALAMREKVLGPNHMEVATTLSNLGELYVDMNLPSDAEDAFIRALEIREAELGSENADLAETLNNLGELYLRRGLLDQGDTLLRRALAIRENKLGPGHPQVARTLDNLAAIEQARKNYPQAQELLERSLRIKEAALGPDHPWLAVTLTSLAEVLMAQGMIADAEPMARRAVNIGEAAYGRDGVRMALPLATLGNLMRSQGRFDEAEEMLTRALHLQEQALPADHLDIAISLGNLASVHYAQGRFAEARSDYERALVISEAGLGQKHGDVAQLLHNLGVVNRKLGDLDQAGTLLMQALSIRETLFGPSSPSVADTLEALAFTVKDAGDTASASAYLERAKAIRGQKE; this comes from the coding sequence GTGAAACCATTACTTCATCTACTGCTGCTGCTTTTCGTGATCCCGGCCTGCGCAGGCCATCAGGCAAACTCCTCGGCGGCACAGGATAAATGGCTGGCCCTGAACAGGGAATTCATCGCGCTTCACACCAAAGGCTCCTATGACCAGGCCTTGACGGCGGCCCTGCAAGGAGTCGCGCTGGCGCAGGGATTCATGCCCAGGGATAACGCCGACCTGGCTACATCGCTGAACAATCTCGGCGTGACGTACGCGGCCATGGGCAGGTTCGAGGAAGCCAGGGACCCGCTGGAAAGAGCCCTGGCCATGCGCGAAAAAGTACTGGGTCCCAATCACATGGAAGTGGCCACGACCCTAAGCAATCTCGGAGAACTTTACGTGGACATGAACCTGCCTTCCGACGCGGAAGATGCGTTCATCAGGGCGCTTGAAATCCGGGAGGCCGAACTTGGATCCGAGAACGCCGATCTTGCCGAAACCCTGAACAACCTTGGCGAACTCTACCTTCGCAGAGGACTTCTCGATCAGGGCGACACATTGCTGCGACGGGCGCTGGCCATCAGGGAGAACAAACTGGGGCCCGGTCATCCGCAGGTCGCCCGCACCCTCGACAATCTGGCCGCAATAGAACAGGCCCGCAAAAACTATCCGCAGGCCCAGGAGCTGCTGGAACGATCGCTGCGCATCAAGGAAGCGGCCCTGGGACCTGATCACCCCTGGCTGGCCGTCACCCTGACCAGCCTGGCTGAAGTCCTCATGGCCCAAGGCATGATCGCCGACGCCGAACCTATGGCGCGCAGGGCCGTAAACATCGGAGAGGCGGCGTACGGCAGGGACGGCGTGCGCATGGCCCTCCCCCTGGCGACCCTGGGCAACCTGATGCGAAGCCAGGGGCGGTTCGACGAAGCCGAAGAGATGCTCACCCGTGCGCTGCACCTGCAAGAACAGGCGTTGCCGGCGGATCATCTCGACATCGCAATTTCCCTTGGCAACCTGGCCTCGGTTCATTATGCCCAAGGTCGCTTTGCCGAGGCCAGGTCGGATTATGAACGCGCGCTCGTCATCAGCGAAGCAGGCCTAGGCCAAAAGCATGGGGATGTAGCCCAGCTCCTGCATAATCTGGGAGTGGTGAACCGCAAGCTCGGCGATCTGGATCAGGCCGGAACCTTGCTCATGCAGGCCCTGTCCATCCGTGAAACTCTGTTCGGCCCATCGTCTCCCTCTGTGGCCGACACTCTGGAGGCGCTGGCTTTCACCGTGAAGGATGCTGGCGACACGGCTTCAGCCAGCGCATATCTTGAGCGGGCCAAGGCCATCCGCGGACAGAAAGAGTGA
- a CDS encoding motility-associated protein encodes MAHGNFSVLWQPAEFVIILGAAIGTFLVASPMKVIKLTMKGFPAPSRPRRQARTNTSNCCAPSTTC; translated from the coding sequence ATGGCCCACGGAAACTTCAGCGTTCTGTGGCAGCCTGCGGAATTCGTCATCATTCTCGGCGCGGCGATCGGCACCTTCCTCGTCGCCTCGCCGATGAAGGTCATCAAGCTTACGATGAAGGGCTTCCCAGCGCCTTCACGGCCAAGGCGCCAGGCAAGGACGAATACCTCCAATTGCTGCGCACCCTCTACGACCTGCTGA